In one Chroicocephalus ridibundus chromosome Z, bChrRid1.1, whole genome shotgun sequence genomic region, the following are encoded:
- the CKMT2 gene encoding creatine kinase S-type, mitochondrial, with translation MAGTFCRLLAGRATTALFAAAGTGVLTTGYLLNQQNVKAAVQEKRKLFPPSADYPDLRKHNNCMAECLTPGIYSRLRDKMTPNGYTLDQCIQTGVDNPGHPFIKTVGMVAGDEESYEVFAEIFDPVIKARHNGYDPRTMKHHTDLDASKITHGQFDERYVLSSRVRTGRSIRGLSLPPACTRAERREVENVVVTALAGLKGDLSGKYYSLTNMSERDQQQLIDDHFLFDKPVSPLLTCAGMARDWPDARGIWHNNDKTFLIWINEEDHTRVISMEKGGNMKRVFERFCRGLKEVERLIKERGWEFMWNERLGYVLTCPSNLGTGLRAGVHVKLPRLSKDPRFPKILENLRLQKRGTGGVDTAAVADVYDISNLDRMGRSEVELVQIVIDGVNYLVDCEKKLERGQDIKVPPPLPQFGRK, from the exons ATGGCTGGCACCTTCTGCCGTCTCCTGGCTGGCCGTGCAACCACTGCACTCTTTGCAGCCGCAGGCACAGGGGTGCTGACCACCGGGTACCTCCTCAACCAGCAAAATGTGAAGGCTGCTGTTCAGGAAAAGCGTAAGCTCTTCCCTCCAAG CGCCGACTATCCTGATCTCCGCAAACATAACAACTGCATGGCTGAGTGCCTCACACCAGGCATTTACTCTAGGCTAAGGGACAAGATGACTCCCAACGGCTACACCCTGGACCAGTGCATCCAAACCGGGGTTGACAATCCCGGCCATCCTTTCATTAAAACTGTGGGCATGGTCGCAGGTGATGAGGAATCCTACGAG GTGTTTGCTGAGATTTTTGACCCTGTCATTAAAGCGAGACATAATGGCTATGATCCACGGACAATGAAGCACCACACTGACCTGGATGCATCCAAG ATCACCCATGGTCAATTTGACGAGCGCTATGTCCTCTCATCACGGGTGCGGACTGGCCGCAGCATCCGTGGCCTCAGCCTTCCTCCCGCCTGCACCAGGGCAGAGCGGAGGGAGGTGGAGAACGTCGTGGTCACCGCGCTCGCTGGGCTGAAAGGAGACCTCTCTGGAAAGTACTACAGCTTGACCAATATGTCTGAGAGGGATCAGCAGCAGCTTATCGAT GATCATTTTCTCTTTGATAAGCCAGTGTCCCCTTTGCTAACATGTGCTGGGATGGCACGTGACTGGCCAGACGCCAGAGGAATCTG GCATAACAATGACAAAACATTTCTCATCTGGATTAATGAAGAAGACCACACCAGGGTGATCTCCATGGAGAAGGGTGGAAACATGAAACGGGTGTTTGAAAGATTTTGCCGTGGTTTGAAAGAG gTGGAAAGATTAATTAAAGAACGGGGCTGGGAGTTCATGTGGAACGAGCGACTTGGATATGTGCTGACCTGTCCTTCCAATCTGGGAACTGGTTTACGCGCTGGAGTCCATGTTAAGCTGCCCAGACTTAGCAAG GATCCCAGGTTCCCAAAAATCCTGGAGAACCTGCGTCTGCAAAAGCGTGGCACTGGTGGAGTGGACACGGCAGCTGTAGCAGATGTGTACGATATCTCCAACCTAGACCGCATGGGTCGCTCAGAG GTGGAGCTAGTCCAGATTGTCATTGATGGTGTCAATTATCTAGTTGACTGCGAGAAGAAACTGGAAAGAGGTCAAGACATCAAAGTGCCACCACCCTTGCCTCAGTTTGGCAGGAAGTGA